In one window of Pseudomonadota bacterium DNA:
- a CDS encoding patatin-like phospholipase family protein: MRKLTQPASYTHSFDDVAADEQLWTQRRREALKQAVDAPRVGLALSGGGIRSATFNAGLLNSLDRHGLLCRVDYLSTVSGGGYIGACVSRLLNHRQSPQSNTAPLFDTPVGSEQTPLLNWLRAHGKYLISETGFSGWTLAASILASTLLNLLVFLPVMLLLMGIMSRDVLSISWPLERYASLPAGAATHDGYSLFLLSSLLCFASYAIMVLVYAAVSGVRRWRTAGRVLRLRRWMGRALKFGVVVGAVGLIPILTLVDEWLLARLASGTHLQSIQHATWLAPLSGGLIAAWRAMRGKHRPAARRRLAGVALVLVLAGSALFSYHLVAHTGLLSSPLYWAALAVGVVVGLFCDTNWVSMHSYYRARIARAFLPSCQSRSGQLKDTGLEDALQSMTPYSGAPLHLINCTLNTRTSKDAKRRNREGGSFVLSSLYCGGHATGFKRTSDYLGGRLSLSAAATVSGAAVDPNNCLVRSRSLSVLMSLLNCRLGYWADNPARGALPFVGADWFTLVGREILSAGLDESCRKVHLSDGGQFDNLGIYELVRRRCEFIIASDAGADPQCTLSDLGKVIDRVRADFGAEISMDVSTLVEQCQVQRGYSPCAIGTVRYADGSTGQILYIKASHCDDPPVNVYAYASEHAAFPHESTANQFFDEAQFDAYETLGRCIVDRLVGESSSIEQLFASIAARSVGDKTATSPIERRALNSPMRQVMADTEQNAPRSIGTA, encoded by the coding sequence ATGCGTAAGCTTACACAACCCGCCTCATACACCCATTCGTTTGACGATGTTGCGGCCGACGAGCAGCTGTGGACTCAACGACGTCGCGAAGCGCTCAAGCAGGCCGTCGACGCACCGCGCGTCGGTCTTGCTTTATCCGGTGGTGGCATTCGGTCAGCGACTTTTAACGCCGGTTTGCTAAATAGCCTCGATCGCCATGGCTTATTATGTCGAGTGGATTATCTTTCTACCGTCTCCGGTGGTGGCTATATCGGGGCATGTGTGTCCCGCTTACTCAATCATCGGCAGTCGCCGCAATCCAATACGGCGCCGCTCTTTGACACGCCGGTGGGCAGCGAGCAAACACCATTACTCAATTGGCTGCGCGCCCATGGCAAGTACCTGATAAGCGAGACCGGTTTTAGTGGTTGGACACTGGCGGCCTCAATATTGGCGTCGACACTGCTCAATCTTCTTGTTTTCTTACCGGTGATGTTGCTGCTCATGGGAATTATGAGTCGCGACGTTCTGTCGATCAGTTGGCCGCTCGAGCGCTACGCCTCGCTCCCAGCTGGTGCCGCCACCCACGATGGTTATTCACTATTTCTTCTATCATCGCTATTGTGCTTTGCCAGCTACGCGATAATGGTATTGGTTTACGCGGCGGTGAGCGGCGTGCGGCGATGGCGAACGGCCGGGCGCGTGTTACGCCTTCGACGTTGGATGGGTCGCGCGTTAAAGTTCGGCGTTGTGGTCGGGGCAGTGGGTCTCATTCCAATTCTGACACTGGTCGACGAATGGTTGCTGGCACGGCTCGCCTCAGGCACACACCTCCAGTCGATACAGCATGCGACATGGCTTGCACCATTGTCTGGCGGCCTGATCGCCGCGTGGCGTGCAATGCGTGGAAAACACCGCCCAGCCGCCAGACGTCGACTCGCCGGTGTTGCGTTGGTACTGGTGCTTGCGGGCAGCGCGCTGTTTTCATACCACTTGGTTGCCCACACCGGATTGCTGTCCTCACCCTTGTACTGGGCGGCACTCGCCGTCGGCGTAGTCGTCGGTTTGTTTTGCGACACCAACTGGGTGTCGATGCACAGTTATTACCGAGCACGCATTGCGCGGGCGTTCTTACCGAGCTGTCAAAGCAGAAGTGGTCAACTTAAAGACACGGGGCTGGAAGATGCCCTGCAATCTATGACGCCGTATAGTGGCGCACCGTTGCATCTGATTAATTGCACGCTCAATACGCGCACATCGAAAGACGCGAAGCGCCGCAATCGAGAAGGCGGCAGTTTTGTTTTGTCGTCACTCTACTGCGGGGGGCATGCAACCGGATTCAAGCGCACGAGTGATTACCTTGGTGGTCGACTGAGTCTGTCGGCGGCGGCGACCGTATCGGGCGCGGCAGTCGATCCCAATAATTGCCTCGTGCGTTCTCGCTCCCTTAGCGTGTTAATGTCGCTGCTAAACTGTCGACTAGGCTATTGGGCTGACAATCCAGCGCGAGGTGCCTTGCCATTTGTTGGCGCCGATTGGTTCACATTGGTGGGCCGCGAAATCCTTTCTGCCGGCCTCGACGAGTCGTGCCGAAAAGTGCATTTGTCTGACGGCGGTCAGTTTGACAATCTGGGTATCTACGAACTGGTACGCCGCCGCTGCGAATTCATAATTGCCAGTGATGCCGGTGCTGATCCTCAGTGCACATTGTCTGATCTGGGTAAAGTCATTGATCGGGTAAGAGCTGACTTTGGCGCGGAGATTTCGATGGACGTATCCACTTTGGTCGAACAGTGTCAAGTACAACGCGGATACAGTCCCTGCGCGATTGGCACCGTTCGATATGCCGATGGCTCGACCGGCCAGATTCTCTATATCAAGGCGTCACATTGCGACGATCCACCGGTCAATGTCTATGCGTATGCTTCGGAGCATGCCGCATTTCCACATGAATCGACGGCGAACCAGTTTTTCGACGAAGCGCAATTCGACGCGTATGAGACTTTAGGTCGCTGTATTGTGGACCGCTTGGTGGGCGAATCGAGCAGCATTGAACAGCTGTTTGCGTCTATCGCCGCGCGATCTGTTGGAGACAAAACCGCGACGAGCCCGATCGAGCGCCGGGCGCTGAATAGCCCAATGCGTCAAGTGATGGCCGACACGGAGCAAAACGCGCCGCGTTCGATTGGAACCGCGTAA